Below is a window of Cyanobacteriota bacterium DNA.
TGGGATCGTGATTCTGGTGCTCAATGCCTTTGTAATCATCAGCCCTGGACAAGCAGGCGTGCTGAGCATCTTGGGTAAGGCTCAAGATCGAGCCTTGCTAGAGGGCATCCATCTCAAACCTCCGTTCATCGGTACT
It encodes the following:
- a CDS encoding prohibitin family protein; translated protein: MRNQSSFQALGGVILAGIVILVLNAFVIISPGQAGVLSILGKAQDRALLEGIHLKPPFIGT